The following DNA comes from Enterobacter sp. SA187.
TTGTTGCCGTATGCCGCGGTCAGCGCGAGCCGGTAACGGAAGCAGAACGTGTCTGGAGTAAATACATGACACGTATTAAGCGTCCTAAGCGTTTCCATACGCTCTCCGGCGGTAAACCGCAGGTTGAAGGCACAGAAGACTACACTGAGTCTGAAGATTAAAGAAAAGGGGCGTAAAGCCCCTTTTTTATTTCTATCGCTAACCCAGCATCTTTTGTAAATGGATAAGTAACCGGTCAATGGCGCGATAGCTTAGCGCTTCCTGTAAATGCCGCCGCTGAATACTTTTCTGCTCCTCAAGATCCGCGAGCGTACGCGCTACCTTTAACAGGCGCTGCCATGCCCGTACCGACAGCCCCAGCAGCGTAAGCGTCTCTTCCAGCCAGTGCGCATCCCCGGCGCTCAACTGGCAATATTCCCGCATTTCACCACTTTCCAGGCGGCTGTTCAGCTTCTGCTGGCGAGCGTACTGACGTTCACGCGCGCTCACCACTCTGGCACGCACGCTTTCGCTGCGTTCGCCCTGACCGCTTGCCTGGCTCAGCACGCCGGGCGGCGGTAGCGGGATCTCCAGCGACAGGTCAAAACGATCAAGAAAAGGCCCCGACAATTTGCCCAAATAACGCAGCGTCTGCTCCGGCGTTGAGCGGTTATGGTTCCCCTGATAATGACCGGTCGGGCTGGGATTCATCGCAGCTATGAGTTGAAAGCTGGCGGGATAGGTCACTTTGGCCCGCGTGCGCGAAATATGAATCTGACCGGATTCAACCGGCTCCCGCAGTGCATCCAGTACCCGGCGCTCAAACTCCGGTAATTCATCGAGAAATAAAATGCCGTTATGAGCAAGCGAGATCTCGCCCGGAGCAGGGATCGTCCCGCCGCCCACCATCGCTGTTAATGACGCGCTGTGATGGGGGGAGCGGAAAGGCCTGCGCCGCCAGTGTTTTTTAAGGACCGCAGCATTGACCAGGCTCAGAATAGCCGCGCTTTCCAGGGCTTCTTGATTATTGAGCGGCGGCAGGATCCCGGTAAGGCGGCTGGCGAGCATGGTTTTGCCTGTACCAGGCGGGCCAATCAGCAGCAAATTATGACCGCCCGCAGCTGTCACTTCCAGCGCACGCTTCCCCTGATCCTGACCGATGACGTCGCTGAGATCGCTCTCTGTCGGGAATTCGTCATTAATGGTCTGTTCAGGATGGCGGAGAGTAGTTTTCCCTTCCAGAAAAGCACAAACCTCCAGTAAATGTCCGGCAACCAGGCAATCTGATGAGCCGAGTAAGCTCACTTCAGCTTCGTTATCAGCAGCGACAATAATCTTCCTGCCCGCTTTGATAGCCTCCATCGCGGCGGAAATTGCGCCGGGAACGCCACGCAGCGCGCCTGTAAGCGCCAGTTCTCCTACAAACTCATACTGGCTCAGCATAGCGGTCGTAAGCTGCTCAGAAGCCGCCAGAAGCGCGACAGCGATAGGTAAATCATATCGTCCGCCTTCCTTGGGCAGATCGGCGGGCGCAAGGTTAATAGTGATCTTCCGTGCGGGGAACTGATAACCACTGTTAATGATTGCGCTGCGTACCCGATCGCGCGCCTCCTTCACCGTGGTTTCCGGCAGCCCCACCATCGTCAGGCCGGGAAGCCCATTGCTGAGATGCACTTCCACCGTAATCAGCGGTGCCGTCACCCCTAATGCTGCGCGTGTGTAGATAACTGACAATGACATGA
Coding sequences within:
- a CDS encoding YifB family Mg chelatase-like AAA ATPase, yielding MSLSVIYTRAALGVTAPLITVEVHLSNGLPGLTMVGLPETTVKEARDRVRSAIINSGYQFPARKITINLAPADLPKEGGRYDLPIAVALLAASEQLTTAMLSQYEFVGELALTGALRGVPGAISAAMEAIKAGRKIIVAADNEAEVSLLGSSDCLVAGHLLEVCAFLEGKTTLRHPEQTINDEFPTESDLSDVIGQDQGKRALEVTAAGGHNLLLIGPPGTGKTMLASRLTGILPPLNNQEALESAAILSLVNAAVLKKHWRRRPFRSPHHSASLTAMVGGGTIPAPGEISLAHNGILFLDELPEFERRVLDALREPVESGQIHISRTRAKVTYPASFQLIAAMNPSPTGHYQGNHNRSTPEQTLRYLGKLSGPFLDRFDLSLEIPLPPPGVLSQASGQGERSESVRARVVSARERQYARQQKLNSRLESGEMREYCQLSAGDAHWLEETLTLLGLSVRAWQRLLKVARTLADLEEQKSIQRRHLQEALSYRAIDRLLIHLQKMLG